A window of Phycobacter azelaicus contains these coding sequences:
- the gcvH gene encoding glycine cleavage system protein GcvH, translating into MKYTEEHEWLQAEGEIITVGITSHAAEQLGDVVFVELPEVGTEVTKDEEIVVIESVKAASDILSPLDGEIVEINEAIVDEPGKVNEDPEGGAWFFKIKASDLSPMDDYMDEAGYKAFIG; encoded by the coding sequence ATGAAATACACCGAAGAACACGAGTGGCTGCAGGCCGAGGGCGAGATCATCACTGTGGGCATTACGTCCCATGCGGCTGAACAGCTGGGCGATGTGGTCTTTGTGGAGCTGCCCGAGGTTGGCACCGAAGTCACCAAGGACGAAGAGATCGTGGTGATTGAATCCGTCAAGGCCGCCTCGGACATTCTGTCGCCATTGGATGGCGAGATCGTTGAGATCAACGAAGCCATCGTGGATGAGCCGGGCAAGGTCAACGAAGACCCCGAAGGCGGCGCCTGGTTCTTCAAAATCAAAGCCTCCGACCTGTCGCCGATGGACGACTACATGGACGAAGCTGGCTACAAGGCCTTCATCGGCTGA